Within the Canis aureus isolate CA01 chromosome 18, VMU_Caureus_v.1.0, whole genome shotgun sequence genome, the region CTTGACCTCTGGCCTCTCTCCTCCCTTGGAGAGTGAATAAATTCTGCCTGCTTGTGGTTCTACTCTTTTAGCAATTCTTTACCACCCACATCACCAGCCACCCTAGCAGGGCATGAATgtaaatttttgaaagattttagcCATGTTGTTATCTTAATGACAGAGGTTAATTTTTATTCAGCTAGTAAACGTTTATTGATTTCCAGGCACATATATGACTCTATGTGAATAACAGCATAACTACCCACAGTTTAACTTCAGTGGTTAGAGAATACAAACGTTCATAAAAGATAACTAAGAATACAGAAACCAAAATACAATTAAATTGTCTTCAtaaaattttcctaaataaaGCTACTACTTTATTATCATTAgaaagtgtttaatttttattggatCTTTGACATTAAATCCTCAAGGACATGGTGACTGCTCCTTGCAACTTCTATTCAAAAGTTGGTCAATAATATAGACAGAAAAACATGAACACATGTAACGTAAAAATACTTATTCAGTACTGTTCAAAGGGGCATTTGGCCTATTTGGGATTATTTATGGTGTTATTGGAAGAGAATGGTCTCTGGAAAATGTTTTCTAGTGAATCCAGACTACCAAATTGGCTAATTATGTTTCTTATAGGCTACAACTCTTGTTCCAAAATGTTGGTTGGAAAGGGATGATTTTGCCTATTGATAATTCTGGATTATTAAaatcacagtaaatattttttcaggtTCAAAAGCATATTTTCTGGAATAACTGTGTGCCAGTTGTCAAAGCACAAACAATGTTTGTACTTGGCCCCCTCTAGTATTTCCTGGACAAATCCACCACTCTTATTCTCTGAGAAGAGGGGCATCTCCCCAGCACTTTTCTTAGAGCTGTGGCCACATCTTTGTTTCTCAAGCTGTAGATGAGTGGGTTGAGCATTGGGGTGAGGATGGTATAGAAGGCGGATACAACCTTGTCTTTCTCTGGTGTGTGGTAGGAATGGGGCAGCACATTAGTGTAGAAGGCTGCTCCATAGAAAATGCTCACCACCATAATGTGGGAAGAACAGGTAGCAAAGGCTTTATGCCGGCCCTCAGCAGAGTTCATTCGATGGACAGTGAGTAGGATGTGTGTGTAGGAAATAGAGATAATGGATATGAGAATGAGCAGCATTAGCACACAGCAGGCATACATCAGAGTCTCATAGAGTGATGTGTCAACACATGACAGTTTCAGTACTGCTGGGATTTCACAGAAAAAGTGATTGATTTCTCGGGACCCACAGTAGGGGAAACTCATAGTAAAGGGTGTCAGCATGAATCCATCTAAGGACCCACCAACCCAGGAACCCACCACCATGAATAAGCAAATTCTGCGGTTCATGAGGAGAGGGTATCGCAGGGGTTTGCACACAGCTACATACCGGTCATAGGCCATGAGGCCTAGCAGGAAAAATTCACCTCCAATTAGAGTCAGATAGAGGAAGATCTGAAGGGAACATCCCAAGAAGGAGATCATCTTTTCCTTGGACAGAAGGTCTTGAAGCATCTTGGGAACAGTGATGCAAATGTAAACAGTGTCCATGATGGAAAGCTGGCTGAGTAAAAAGTACATGGGTGTATGGAG harbors:
- the LOC144289190 gene encoding olfactory receptor 2T2-like: MSMEAILQNSTDFILLGLITHPAFPGIIFAVVFSIFLVAVTANVVMILLIHVDSRLHTPMYFLLSQLSIMDTVYICITVPKMLQDLLSKEKMISFLGCSLQIFLYLTLIGGEFFLLGLMAYDRYVAVCKPLRYPLLMNRRICLFMVVGSWVGGSLDGFMLTPFTMSFPYCGSREINHFFCEIPAVLKLSCVDTSLYETLMYACCVLMLLILISIISISYTHILLTVHRMNSAEGRHKAFATCSSHIMVVSIFYGAAFYTNVLPHSYHTPEKDKVVSAFYTILTPMLNPLIYSLRNKDVATALRKVLGRCPSSQRIRVVDLSRKY